A region from the Pseudomonas promysalinigenes genome encodes:
- a CDS encoding histidine phosphatase family protein — MLEHVIALPLRRLHLKSRKLPIIWLLAMLVAASALGLMHGLPSRVTNLGSSQALPEGIRSAWNSGDMILLVRHAERCDRSNHACLSDSAGITVDGSRASATVGDGIRHLGLVGADIFTSPEARTQQTASFAFGKAVETQQWLARCDSSFADAVLAHKREGHNLVLVTHSGCIDHLERKFGVAGGERSAGYASTLFVSSSTHGKAHLLGQLNANQWPAFTSHAGS, encoded by the coding sequence ATGCTGGAACATGTAATCGCGTTACCCCTACGCAGGCTGCACCTTAAAAGTCGCAAGCTGCCGATCATCTGGCTGCTTGCCATGCTGGTGGCAGCGTCCGCACTGGGCCTCATGCATGGCTTGCCCTCCCGCGTCACCAACCTGGGTAGCTCGCAAGCCCTGCCCGAGGGTATCCGTAGCGCTTGGAACAGCGGCGATATGATCCTTCTGGTTCGCCATGCCGAACGCTGCGACCGCTCCAATCATGCCTGCCTGAGCGACTCTGCCGGCATTACCGTGGACGGCAGCCGGGCCTCTGCTACGGTCGGTGACGGTATACGCCATTTGGGCCTGGTCGGTGCCGACATCTTCACCAGCCCCGAAGCGCGCACCCAGCAGACCGCCTCGTTCGCCTTCGGCAAAGCTGTCGAAACTCAACAGTGGCTGGCGCGCTGCGACAGCAGCTTTGCCGATGCCGTGTTGGCTCATAAAAGAGAGGGGCATAACCTGGTGCTGGTCACCCACAGCGGCTGTATCGACCACCTGGAGCGTAAGTTTGGCGTAGCCGGTGGCGAACGCTCTGCTGGCTATGCCAGTACCCTATTCGTCAGCAGTTCAACCCATGGCAAAGCTCACTTGCTCGGGCAGCTCAATGCCAATCAGTGGCCAGCATTCACCAGCCACGCAGGGAGCTAG
- a CDS encoding class I SAM-dependent methyltransferase — protein sequence MTTSDDDVLSSWQLNASAWIDAVRGGVIQSRLQVTDQAVLLAILGRQPERVLDLGCGEGWLLRALADRGIEAVGVEGDAGLVEASRAAGSAQVYHASYGQIAAAEVDIGAEYDLICANFALLQQDVIPLLAATKELLVPGGALVIQTTHPWCVASDNYQDGWRVETFAGFAGNWQPMPWYYRTLASWLNALHMAGFRLLSLQEPQHPQSAVPQSLLMIAD from the coding sequence ATGACGACATCCGACGATGACGTGTTGAGCAGCTGGCAACTGAACGCCAGTGCCTGGATAGACGCAGTGCGCGGCGGCGTCATCCAGAGCCGGCTGCAAGTCACCGACCAGGCAGTGCTGCTGGCGATTCTTGGGCGTCAGCCTGAGCGAGTACTGGACCTTGGCTGCGGTGAAGGCTGGTTACTCAGGGCATTGGCTGACCGCGGTATCGAGGCGGTCGGGGTAGAGGGTGATGCAGGGCTGGTGGAAGCTTCGCGGGCCGCTGGGTCTGCGCAGGTGTACCACGCCAGCTATGGGCAGATAGCTGCCGCAGAGGTGGATATCGGAGCCGAATACGATCTGATTTGTGCCAACTTCGCGCTGCTGCAACAAGACGTTATCCCGCTGTTGGCGGCGACCAAAGAACTGCTGGTGCCTGGTGGGGCCTTGGTCATCCAGACTACGCACCCCTGGTGCGTGGCGAGCGATAACTATCAGGACGGCTGGCGCGTGGAAACTTTTGCAGGCTTTGCTGGCAACTGGCAGCCCATGCCGTGGTACTACCGGACGTTGGCCAGCTGGCTCAATGCGTTGCACATGGCGGGCTTCAGGCTGTTGAGCCTACAAGAGCCACAGCACCCGCAAAGCGCAGTGCCACAGTCGTTGCTGATGATAGCGGACTAA
- a CDS encoding methyl-accepting chemotaxis protein: MMSHVVNKMSLSSRSMQLSSKEKRWLPWFGSAGKLKMAWACRLNRTHYPVIEQTFEAIAQTRVKLLHNWASEQWEHLAELAQQLAQSSTQADRALLVDKLAQAEDFSELCVVDLTGDVMVSTWDGRGNSKSAQLDALAEGLKAPFLHGPYSDPLTLQIGPSSSRFHDEVTLMFYQPIQRGGTTVGCLCGRVPNDVLGDLIQREAGHIYAESGDNYLFMAQARFDPTIEPGTALSRSRFEDGTFTHGENLKGGVRTPWSTVQVRRHTELELRFTDPSTGQLHPGVRETIRHGANLFVTYPGYSDYRHVPVVGKGVTFQLPGSPDRWGMMCEADLEEVYRRRSLSYGLMKPYVAIMAGLFGCNFLVQHYAGLPQGWNDAIAALGMLIATLTFSALGPKRLAARLNGMSGVLRTIAEGEGNLRQRLDPQALANDETGDMARWINSFIDRLDAVVGQVVKASRTVGSTNRMMLGRSHEASMTCADVCESLHQMMIIMEEQLGELQQASVSAEQMKQAMDEVVTRAREDFQAVQAGTQSIRDVVAQSSASVQSLDNRMGQIGTITGLISDITHQTNLLALNAAIEAARAGEHGRGFAVVADEVRSLAARTSRAADDIRHMVGGLQEETQQAVSYMEHGVSDVDHSLRLAEDASSENVQLHQAVEAMFAIIQQLNRRSVQYGKTIEQVNQSSDQMRQTTVVLQSSAETVRVNAGKLQKLVGQFEVSSDSRRAALA, translated from the coding sequence ATGATGTCGCATGTGGTGAATAAAATGTCGCTTTCAAGCCGTTCCATGCAGTTGTCTTCTAAAGAAAAACGTTGGTTGCCGTGGTTCGGTAGTGCGGGCAAGCTCAAGATGGCCTGGGCTTGCCGGCTCAACCGCACGCATTACCCAGTAATCGAACAGACCTTCGAGGCAATTGCACAGACCCGCGTAAAGTTGCTGCACAACTGGGCCAGTGAGCAGTGGGAGCACCTGGCAGAGCTGGCGCAGCAATTAGCGCAGAGCTCCACGCAGGCCGACCGCGCGCTACTAGTGGACAAGCTGGCCCAGGCTGAAGATTTTTCCGAGCTGTGTGTGGTGGACCTGACGGGTGATGTGATGGTGTCTACCTGGGATGGGCGCGGCAACTCGAAAAGCGCACAGCTTGATGCCTTGGCCGAAGGCTTGAAGGCGCCTTTCCTGCACGGGCCGTACAGCGACCCGTTGACGTTGCAAATCGGGCCGTCTTCCTCACGCTTTCACGATGAAGTCACGTTAATGTTCTATCAACCGATCCAACGCGGTGGTACCACCGTAGGCTGCCTTTGCGGCCGTGTGCCCAACGATGTGCTCGGCGATCTCATCCAGCGTGAAGCCGGGCATATATACGCCGAATCTGGCGACAACTATTTGTTCATGGCCCAAGCACGTTTTGACCCAACCATCGAGCCAGGCACTGCGTTGTCGCGCTCGCGTTTCGAGGATGGCACCTTCACCCATGGCGAGAACCTCAAGGGCGGCGTGCGTACTCCATGGAGTACGGTGCAGGTCCGCCGTCATACCGAGCTTGAGCTGCGCTTTACCGACCCATCGACTGGCCAATTGCACCCCGGCGTGCGGGAAACCATTCGCCATGGCGCCAACCTGTTCGTGACTTACCCAGGCTACTCGGACTATCGGCATGTGCCGGTGGTAGGCAAAGGCGTTACCTTCCAGCTGCCTGGCTCACCCGACCGCTGGGGCATGATGTGTGAAGCCGACCTTGAGGAGGTGTACCGCAGACGCTCGCTCAGTTACGGGCTGATGAAGCCCTATGTGGCGATTATGGCTGGCCTATTTGGCTGCAACTTTCTGGTTCAGCATTACGCCGGGCTGCCCCAGGGGTGGAACGATGCCATTGCGGCCCTGGGCATGCTCATCGCCACGCTGACATTCAGTGCTCTGGGGCCCAAACGCTTGGCTGCGCGGCTCAATGGCATGAGCGGTGTACTACGTACCATTGCCGAAGGTGAAGGTAATCTACGCCAGCGTCTGGATCCACAAGCCCTGGCCAATGATGAAACCGGCGATATGGCGCGTTGGATCAACAGTTTCATCGACCGCCTGGATGCGGTGGTCGGGCAAGTGGTGAAGGCTAGCCGCACAGTGGGGTCCACTAACCGGATGATGCTGGGCCGCAGCCATGAGGCGAGCATGACCTGCGCTGATGTCTGCGAGTCGCTGCACCAGATGATGATCATCATGGAAGAACAACTGGGCGAGTTACAGCAGGCTTCGGTCAGCGCCGAACAGATGAAACAAGCCATGGATGAGGTGGTCACCCGGGCCCGTGAGGACTTCCAGGCGGTGCAGGCCGGTACGCAGTCGATTCGCGATGTGGTCGCACAATCCTCAGCGAGCGTGCAGTCGCTGGACAACCGTATGGGCCAAATTGGGACTATCACCGGGTTGATCAGTGATATCACCCATCAGACCAACCTGCTGGCGCTCAACGCGGCCATAGAGGCCGCACGCGCTGGCGAGCACGGCCGGGGCTTCGCGGTGGTGGCCGACGAGGTGCGCAGCCTGGCGGCGCGGACATCGCGTGCGGCCGACGACATAAGGCACATGGTCGGTGGGCTGCAGGAAGAAACGCAGCAGGCTGTGAGCTACATGGAGCACGGGGTAAGCGATGTCGATCACAGCCTGCGCCTGGCTGAAGATGCGTCATCGGAGAACGTGCAATTGCACCAGGCGGTCGAGGCGATGTTCGCAATCATTCAGCAGTTGAATCGGCGCAGTGTGCAATACGGCAAGACCATCGAGCAGGTGAACCAGTCCTCCGACCAGATGCGCCAGACAACCGTGGTACTACAGAGCAGTGCAGAGACGGTGAGGGTCAATGCCGGTAAGTTGCAGAAGCTAGTGGGGCAGTTCGAGGTCAGCAGCGACAGTAGGCGCGCTGCTCTAGCATGA
- a CDS encoding phosphatase PAP2 family protein, whose amino-acid sequence MPASSITKFYFHNLVVPLLLAAVVFLMFDLTELDRWISNLLLDPATGQFSLLHDPAFEKLTHKWPRILPNWTGEAAIVGSLLSFIGPCLAKHPDALITRGLDASRVTPALRFTSAHRRDFLFVVAAFALSTTVIHYLKSHTGVYCPVETTLYGGAEARVEWYENLRWFSKAGEGRCWPGGHASSGFTLLALYFVALRHRWQHARKLLVGILLIGFVYGTTRVLQGWHYMSHTFWAGIFVWLTTWATALAFYGREALQAPRRQGDARCLCLSTHLSQEQRHDDIRR is encoded by the coding sequence ATGCCTGCATCATCGATAACCAAGTTTTACTTCCACAACCTGGTCGTACCACTTCTGCTGGCAGCGGTTGTGTTCTTGATGTTCGATCTTACCGAACTGGATCGCTGGATCAGCAATCTGCTCCTCGACCCCGCCACCGGCCAGTTTTCACTGCTGCATGACCCGGCGTTCGAGAAACTGACGCATAAATGGCCACGCATCCTGCCGAACTGGACTGGCGAAGCGGCAATCGTCGGATCACTGCTGTCGTTCATCGGGCCATGCCTGGCAAAGCATCCCGATGCATTGATCACCCGCGGCCTGGATGCCAGCAGAGTCACCCCGGCTCTGCGCTTCACCAGCGCGCACCGTCGTGATTTTCTGTTCGTGGTGGCCGCGTTCGCTTTGAGCACAACCGTGATTCATTACCTCAAGAGCCATACCGGCGTGTACTGCCCGGTGGAAACTACGCTCTACGGCGGCGCCGAAGCGCGCGTTGAATGGTACGAGAACTTGCGCTGGTTCAGTAAGGCTGGCGAAGGTCGCTGTTGGCCTGGCGGCCACGCGTCCAGCGGTTTCACTTTGCTGGCACTGTACTTCGTGGCCCTGCGCCACCGGTGGCAACACGCACGCAAGCTGCTGGTGGGCATTTTGCTGATCGGCTTCGTCTACGGCACCACCCGCGTGCTACAGGGCTGGCACTATATGTCGCACACGTTCTGGGCCGGGATATTCGTATGGTTGACCACCTGGGCCACTGCCCTGGCTTTCTATGGGCGTGAGGCGCTGCAAGCCCCGCGCAGACAAGGCGACGCTAGATGCCTATGCTTGAGCACTCACCTTTCCCAGGAGCAGCGGCATGACGACATCCGACGATGA